TGGCGATCGCCTCGTTCGCGATCACCTTCCTCAGCCTGATCGTGTGGGTGCACCACATGTTCTACAGCGGCACGCCGCAGTGGATGCGCAACCTGTTCATGGTCACCACGATGCTGATCGCGGTGCCCACCGGTATCAAGGTGTTCGCCTGGATCGGCACCCTCTGGGGCGGCAAGCTGCGCCTCACCACGGCGATGCTGTTCTGCCTGGGCGGGGTGTTCAACTTCATCTTCGCCGGCATCACCGGCATCATGCTGGCCACGGTGCCGGTGGACATCCACGTGGGCAACACCTACTTCGTGGTGGGCCACTTCCACACGGTGATCTTCTCCACCATCACCTACGGCGTGTTCGCGGGCATCTACCACTGGTTCCCGAAGTTCACCGGCCGGATGATGTATGAGGGCCTGGGCAAGCTGCACTTCCTGCTCACCTTCATCGGCAGCCAGCTCACCTTCCTGCCGATGCATGCGGCCGGGCTGCTGGGCATGCCGCGGCGGGTGGCGTCGTACGACCCGGAGTTCGCCTTCGCCAACGTGCTCGCCAGCCTCGGCGCCTTCCTGCTGGGGGTGGCCACGATCCCGTTCCTGCTCAACCTGGTGAGCTCCTGGGTGCGGGGCGAGAAGGCGCCGCCGAATCCCTGGCACGCCATCGGCCTGGAGTGGCTGCTGCCCTCGCCGCCGCCGGCGGAGAACTTCGAGCACGACGTGCCCACCGTGGTGAGCGGCCCCTACGGCTACGGCCTGGGGCGGCCGCTGGTGGAACACGAGGAGCGCTACGTGGCCAAGGCCGCCAAGGCCGGAGCAACCCCATGACCAGCCTCAACCCAGCACCGACGGAGGTCCCCGTGCACGGCGAGCACGCTGGCCACGGCGATCACACCCTCACCGGCTTCGTGATCTTCCTGCTCTCTGAGAGCGTGATCTTCCTGGCGCTGTTCGCCGGCTATGCCATCTATAAAACGTCTTCCCCTCTGTGGCTGCCGCCGGGGGTGGAGGGGCTGGAGGTGGCGATGCCCCTGCGCTTCACCGTGGTGCTGGTGAGCAGCAGCGGCGTGATCTACCTCGCCGAGCGGGCCCTGCACCGGGGCCGGCTGCGACAGTTCCGCGCCTGGTGGCTGCTCACGATGGCCATGGGCGCCGTGTTCCTGGTGGGGCAGGGGCTGGAGTGGGCGGCGCTGCCCTTCGGTCTGGGGGATGGCGTGTATGGCGCCAGCTTCTACCTGCTCACCGGCTTCCACGGCCTGCACGTGCTCACCGGCGTGCTGCTGATGGGGCTGATGCTGGCCCGCTCGTTCCGCCCCGGCAACTACGACGCCGGCTCGGTGGGGGTGACGGCCGTGTCGCTGTTCTGGCACTTCGTGGATGTGATCTGGGTGGTGCTGTTCGCCCTGATCTACGTGTGGCAGCGCTGAGGAGGCCCCCGCGATGATCATCGACGACACCCTCTACGACGTGGTGGTGATCGGCAGCGGCGCGGCCGGCGGCACGCTGGCGGCTGAACTCGCCGAGGCGGGGAGGAAGGTGCTGCTGCTGGAGCGGGGCGAGCGGCTGCCGCTGGTGGATCAGAACGTGGTGGATGTGGACCTGTTCCGCAAGCAGCGCTACCACCCCGAGCAGCCCTGGTTCGGCAGCGACGGCGATCCCTTCAATCCCCAGATGGTGTATGCGCTG
This sequence is a window from Cyanobium sp. PCC 7001. Protein-coding genes within it:
- a CDS encoding cytochrome c oxidase subunit 3, which encodes MTSLNPAPTEVPVHGEHAGHGDHTLTGFVIFLLSESVIFLALFAGYAIYKTSSPLWLPPGVEGLEVAMPLRFTVVLVSSSGVIYLAERALHRGRLRQFRAWWLLTMAMGAVFLVGQGLEWAALPFGLGDGVYGASFYLLTGFHGLHVLTGVLLMGLMLARSFRPGNYDAGSVGVTAVSLFWHFVDVIWVVLFALIYVWQR